A region of Cellulophaga sp. RHA19 DNA encodes the following proteins:
- a CDS encoding glycosyltransferase: MKLAIVTAYPPSKVTLTEYGYHLVKHFRLQKEVTEIVLITDKTKEAKDLSFTEDGCKITVKECWNFNSYKNVFGIMGAIADTKPDAVLFNLQFLKFGDKKVPAALGLMLPLICKLKGIPTISLLHNILEQVDLENAGITKNSFLKRAYNFIGASLTKVVLSSDILAVTISKYKTILEGKYNSRNVALIPHGAFETPPEPTYKLPKGAKQVMAFGKFGTYKKVEILIDAVEIIRQRTKQDIEIVIAGTDSPNTPGYLNEVSEKYKHVDQLRFTGYVAEEDVPVIFNDSAVVVFPYTSTTGSSGVLHQAGSYGKAVALPDLGDLSILVKEEGYKGEFFNPESAESLADAIENIITYDEYREELSRTNYKAACSLPMSDITQMYVDYFTAIQMAKTGDISIDTIIAEREKEREMEKEREAVELLVK; the protein is encoded by the coding sequence ATGAAATTAGCAATTGTAACAGCATACCCGCCAAGTAAAGTAACTTTAACAGAATACGGATACCACTTGGTAAAACATTTTAGACTACAAAAAGAAGTAACTGAAATAGTTTTAATTACAGACAAAACCAAAGAAGCCAAAGACCTTTCTTTTACTGAAGATGGTTGTAAAATTACAGTTAAAGAATGCTGGAATTTTAATAGCTACAAAAATGTTTTTGGTATTATGGGTGCAATTGCAGACACTAAGCCAGACGCAGTTTTATTTAATCTTCAGTTTTTAAAATTTGGAGATAAAAAAGTCCCAGCTGCGTTAGGTTTAATGTTACCATTAATATGTAAGTTAAAAGGAATACCAACAATATCTTTATTACACAATATATTAGAACAGGTAGATTTAGAAAATGCAGGTATCACTAAAAATAGTTTTTTAAAGAGAGCTTATAATTTTATAGGAGCATCATTAACAAAAGTGGTTTTATCATCTGATATTTTAGCAGTAACAATAAGCAAATACAAAACAATTTTAGAAGGTAAGTATAACTCTAGAAATGTAGCTTTAATTCCTCATGGAGCTTTTGAAACTCCACCAGAGCCAACATACAAATTGCCAAAAGGAGCAAAGCAAGTAATGGCTTTTGGGAAATTTGGAACTTATAAAAAAGTAGAAATTTTAATTGATGCTGTAGAGATTATTCGTCAGCGAACAAAACAAGATATAGAAATAGTAATAGCAGGTACAGATAGCCCAAACACACCAGGTTATTTAAATGAAGTGAGCGAAAAATATAAGCACGTAGACCAATTAAGGTTTACTGGTTATGTTGCAGAAGAAGATGTACCTGTTATTTTTAATGATAGTGCAGTGGTTGTTTTTCCTTACACCTCTACAACGGGTAGTTCTGGAGTATTACACCAAGCAGGTAGTTACGGTAAAGCAGTTGCGTTACCAGATTTAGGAGATCTTAGTATTTTGGTAAAAGAAGAAGGATATAAAGGTGAGTTTTTTAACCCAGAATCTGCAGAGTCTTTAGCAGATGCTATAGAAAATATTATTACGTATGATGAGTATAGAGAAGAGTTAAGTAGAACAAATTACAAAGCAGCATGTTCTTTACCAATGTCTGATATTACACAGATGTATGTAGATTACTTTACAGCAATACAAATGGCTAAAACTGGAGACATAAGTATTGATACTAT